Part of the Planctomycetota bacterium genome is shown below.
CGGGCTTCATCGCTACTATGAGGGTTCTTCGGGACTTTTAGTGGCACTGCAGCCGGGGCCTGAGATCCAGTTTGCCGCAAAAGAACAGGATTCGGGTGCGGTAATTCGGGAATGAGCGGAAGCCCCGAGCCGCGTATTTCAGGGCCTGA
Proteins encoded:
- a CDS encoding transposase — protein: QALKYAARGFRSFPNYRTRILFFCGKLDLRPRLQCH